A region of Fimbriimonadaceae bacterium DNA encodes the following proteins:
- the purB gene encoding Adenylosuccinate lyase — MIERYCTPNMTAIWSRQAKTQRWLDVEIAITEGYAESGLVAPSEMETIRRHAAFDLNRCDEIEKETRHDLMAFVRCVSESIQTAESDDGPSASRWIHFGVTSYDVIDTALGLMLRDSCEVLVGSIRGVRKAIHRLFESHGQVPCIGRTHGIHAEAITFGHKLEGWNEELIRAEERLQFHRDQVAVGKISGAVGIHAHVDRELESRICTKLGLRADPSSTQIVARDRHAALLTDVAVLAGSLERIATELRNLQRTEILEVQEEFAAGQTGSSAMPHKRNPWNAETICGLARIVRGNAHAMLESVMTWHERDLTNSSLERIVFPDTFQLVDFMLNRLSKILGGLVVLPDNMARNLRQMGDLVFSEHLMVALIQKGLSRESAYKAAQRNAAKAWDGADFKESVKTDDEVRAVLSDTELQEVFSLEHHLRNAPRELRNPPR, encoded by the coding sequence ATGATCGAGCGCTATTGCACGCCGAACATGACGGCAATATGGTCGCGGCAGGCGAAAACGCAGCGCTGGCTCGACGTTGAGATTGCCATCACCGAAGGCTATGCCGAATCTGGTCTCGTTGCTCCCAGCGAGATGGAGACGATCAGACGCCACGCCGCATTCGACCTTAACCGGTGCGACGAAATCGAGAAAGAAACGCGCCACGATCTCATGGCCTTTGTCCGGTGCGTCAGCGAGTCCATCCAGACCGCCGAGTCTGATGACGGACCATCCGCATCGCGCTGGATCCACTTCGGGGTTACAAGCTACGACGTGATCGACACGGCTCTGGGCCTGATGCTCCGCGACTCCTGTGAGGTTCTGGTCGGCTCTATTAGAGGTGTCCGGAAGGCGATCCACCGCCTTTTCGAAAGCCACGGCCAAGTCCCATGCATCGGACGCACCCATGGGATTCACGCCGAGGCCATCACGTTCGGCCACAAGCTGGAGGGGTGGAACGAAGAGCTCATTCGGGCCGAAGAACGCCTGCAGTTCCACCGCGACCAGGTTGCCGTCGGCAAGATCAGCGGCGCCGTCGGCATTCATGCCCATGTCGACCGCGAACTGGAAAGTCGCATCTGCACGAAGCTTGGTCTCCGTGCGGATCCGTCGTCCACCCAGATTGTCGCTCGCGACCGCCACGCCGCACTCCTGACCGACGTCGCCGTGTTGGCGGGAAGCCTTGAACGGATCGCCACCGAGCTGAGGAACCTGCAGCGCACGGAGATTCTGGAAGTTCAGGAGGAATTCGCCGCTGGGCAAACGGGGTCAAGCGCGATGCCCCACAAGCGCAATCCTTGGAACGCAGAAACCATCTGCGGATTGGCCCGCATCGTGCGCGGAAATGCACACGCCATGCTCGAGAGCGTGATGACTTGGCACGAACGTGACCTGACCAATTCTTCGCTCGAACGAATTGTTTTCCCTGACACCTTTCAGCTTGTCGACTTCATGCTCAACCGGTTGTCAAAGATCCTCGGAGGACTCGTGGTGTTGCCGGACAATATGGCCCGGAACCTTCGGCAAATGGGTGATTTGGTCTTTAGCGAGCACCTCATGGTTGCGTTGATTCAAAAGGGCCTATCTCGAGAAAGTGCCTATAAGGCTGCTCAACGCAATGCCGCGAAGGCGTGGGACGGCGCGGACTTCAAGGAATCGGTCAAGACCGATGATGAGGTGCGGGCCGTCTTGTCCGATACCGAGCTGCAAGAAGTCTTTAGCCTCGAGCACCATCTTCGGAATGCTCCTCGCGAGCTTCGCAACCCGCCAAGGTAA